A segment of the Fimbriimonadaceae bacterium genome:
GACCTCGCGACGGCGTACCGCGTCATGGACGTCGGCGGTTACGATTCGCTGATGCACCGCGACGCCGTGGCCCTGCTCCACGAGATCGACGGCAAGGACTCCGCTCCTGACGCGAACGGCAACATGATGTTCGTCAAACCGGGCGCGGACGCCGGAAAGCTGGCCGACGCCGGCGTCTCCACCTTGGTCATGGGACGTGAGGCGGACCCGGTCGCACTTCCGGGGGCCAAGGGCGTCCTCGACATGACGGCCGGCGAAGCCAAGGTGTCCGCGCTCCGCGCCGACGGCGTCGACCTGGACGTCATCGGCCCTGCCACCGGGACCGTGAAGTTCCTGAACCTGCCGGGATGGACGGTGACCGCAGACGGACGCACCGCCGCGGCTCCCCATGGCCGTTGGATCGAGATCGGGACGTCGTCGACCGGCCCCGGTAAGGTCGCCTTGCGATACCGGCCCCCCGGCCTCGACCGTGGGTTGATGCTATCCGGCGTGGGCGTCCTCGCCTTGGCCGCCCTCCTCCTCGTCAAGCCAAGGGCAAGTGTCCGCGTGGACCCTGCACCACTTCCCGCCGCGTGAACGTTAGAATGAATGAGGCGACGTCATGGACGCACGACCGATCAACATCCCGGAGTGCCTGACACCAGGCACGTCCGACCACGTCCTTGTGATCTTCAACAACGACGTGACGCCGATCGACATCGTCGTCCATGCCCTCATGCTCGCCACCCAGTGCGGACCGCAGGAGGCGATCGAGGAGACGATGGAGGCCCACGAGAAAGGGTCGGCGGTCGTCCACGCCGGCTCCCAGGAAGTGTGCGAGACCGCAGCCCGCACGATGGAAAGCGTCGGCGTCCGAACCCTGGTCCGCCCAGACTGAACCATACGTCGTACAATAGCCGTAGCGCAAACCGCCTTGGCTTATGCTGGAAACCCTCGACTCGTCGCCGATCACGTCGCCCGACCTAGACCTTGACCAGTCGGCCGTCGCCGAGCCTGATTGGATGGTCGTCGTCTACGACAACGACAAGAACACCTACGAAGAGGTCGTCACCATCCTGGTCCTCGCCACGGGTTGCGACGTCGAAGAGGCCTACATCGAGGCCTGGGAGATCGACCACTACGGCCAGTGTGTGGTCCACCGGGCTTCGAGCGGCGAGTGCCGGGGCGTGGCCGACGTGGTCGCCACGATCGGGATACGCGTCGAAGCCCTGCCCGGCGACTGACGGGACTCCCTACGTCACCGGGTTCTCGACGTAGGCCCCGCCCCGACAGGACTGCAGATATTTCAGCGCATGGACCTGACCAGTCATCTCAAGCTCGTCACGGTAGATCGGGTCGTGCCATCCCTCGATATCGATAGCTCCGGTGAACCCACCTTGTCGTAACACGGTGATGACGTCGGTCCAATTGGTGTCGCCAAAGCCCGGCGTCCGGTGCCAGACGTAGGGCTTGCCCCCGCGCAAGCCTGAGGTCTTCAGGACGTCCCATGCAATCGTCGCGTCCTTACCGTGGACGTGATAAACCCGGTCGACGATCCCGCGCAGTTGGGCGACCGGGTCGATCAGTGAGACCATCTGGTGGCACGGCTCCCACTCCAGACCGATGGAGGTGCTCGCGACCTCGTTGAACATCATGTTCCAGGCCGTCGGGCTATGGGCGATGTTCCACGCCGGTCTGTCCCACGTACCGCCCATGTCGCAGTTCTCAAAGGCGATCCGACAACCTTCGCCCTCGGCCACCTTGGCCAAGTGACCGAAGACCTCCTTGTACTTGGGCATGCTTTGGTCGACCGGCCGGTCTTCCAAGGCACCGGCGAAACCACAGACGACGTCGCAACCAAAGTGCTTGGCGCCCTTGATCAACCTCTCCCAGTCAGCCGCGGTCTTCTCGTCCTGCAGGGGATTGCCGTAGATACCGACACTGCTGATGACCGCCTGGCCGGCGACGATGTCCTGCACCTTCTTACCCGTCTCGGCGAGGTCGATGTCACCCAGGTACTGCCAGTTGGTGAGCTCGAAACTCTCGAACCCGTGGGGCAAGACCTGGGGCAAATAGGTGGTGGCGTTGGCCATGCCCGCCAGGGTGCCGATGCGGATGTCTTGGTGGTTCTCGCGTCCCATGGTTGTCAGCAGGCAGGTTACCAGCGGAGTGCCCCAGGCCCAGGTTCGGCTCTTACCTGGGCCAGGCCCTGGTCACTTTACGACAAGCGCGTTCGCGCCGGTCCGCACGGGATGGGTCGTGCCTCTGATGAACCGGCCCAGCTTGTCCACCACCGCGACGGCCGCGTCGCCGACCACCGCGTCACGGCGGAGCCCGCCGACCTGGAAGGCCGTCGTCTTTCCGCCCGTTTGGACGACCCCGACGACGGAGTAGTCCTTGAGGTCGAACCTTTGCCCCTTGAACGTGAAAGTGTCACCAAAAAACGCCACTCCCGCCTTCTCGAGGACTGGCTTCAAGGCGGGCATCGTGTCTGGGTGACCGACCAACTTGACGTGGTCCAAGTCGTCGTCGACCATCTGGGGCGTACCCTTCTCCGCCCAGTCGGCATGGCGGCTGTCGACAACCGACTTGAACCGCATACTCGCTGCAAATGTCAGCGGTGCGCCTGCTCCCGACCGGCGCGAGGCCAAGGTCCGGCGGTACGGGTCGACCACGACGAGGTCTGGCTTGGCGGCGACAGCGAAGTGCACGGTCCCCTTCGACTCCCTGCCTTCCCCACCGACGGTGAACTTGTGCAGGCTCCCCCCCTTTGCGTCCTCGACCCAGACCTCGAGCGTCATGCGGTAGGGCTGACCGGTGAACTCGTAGTCCAGGGAGACGCGGCCGTCTCCGTACCTGGCGTCGGTGAACTTGACCTCCGGCCAACCCGTCCGGTCAAGCCACTGGCTGAAGAACCACTTCCAGTTGTCGCCCAACGAGCGCTCAAAGTCGTCCCACTCCGAGGGAGTGCCGTTCTTACGGTCGGCCACCCAGTGGGCCAAGGCGCTGTCCATCGCCTCGGGCCCCATCTCCAACTCCAATTGTTGCAAGACGAAGCCACCCTTGCCGTAGCCCAGTTCGGACCCCACCGCACCCTTCTGCGCCCCAGAATCGCGGCATGTCGCGGTGTCCCACAAGCGACCAGGCGACGGATGGGTGAGGAAGGCCCGGTCTTGCTCGACGGCGTTGCCCAGCGACGACCTCCGCGCCGACCGTGGCCCGGCGTAGTCAGCAAACGACTCGTTCCAAAAACTCTTCAGGTAGGTGTTGGAGAGCATGCCGCCGAACCAGGTGTGGCTGGGCTCGTGGCGGTCGTCGTCGGGCAGCCATCCATGCCCATACGTGGCGAAGGAATAGGCTTCGAGGGCACCACCGACATACAAGGTGCTGTCGACGGCCCCCCAGCGTGAGAACGGGTAGCGCCCATATCGTGAGAGGTCCTTGGTCACCTGGGGCATCAACTCCAACTGGAGCCGCATTTCTTCGTCCGTCATCTTGGTCGAGGCGACGAAGAACTCGATTCCATTGACCTTTTTGCGGGCGACTTTATATTTCCCCGCCGAGAAGCTCAGATAGCTCACCGCAAGGTCCATCTTGGTGACGACCGTCTTCTCGCCTCCGACCGTCTTAGACGACACCGGCTCGCCCATCGCCATGACCTCCCAGTCGGCGGGCACGTGGGCCGTGGTGGTGTGAGTGAGAGGCAAACGCCCGGTGTGGAGCCAAAAGTAGTCGTTGGTCAACAAGGCTTCGTCGTCGCGGATCGCCCCGGCAAATCCGAGTTGGTCCACTACCGCGTCGTACGCGACCCGGAACACCGCCGATGGCTCGTGCGGTGTCGGCAGGGCGACCACGCCGCCAGCCTGGGCATAGGGCACGGTCTGTCCTTCACGGGTTACGGACTTGACCCGGTAATTCGGCGATATGCGCAGGAAGAACGAGGGCCCCGCCGTCGCCTCGCGCGAGACTCGGACGTCGGCCACGATGTGGGCGGTGCGCTTGGTCGGCTCGAACCTGATGTCCAGGTCTTCGTGGACGGCCCGGACGCCCAGGACGTCGCTCTCGGGGATGTACCGGGTGAGTTTGCCGTCGGCCCAAGTGAAGACCAAGTCACCGTAGTCTTCGCACGTTTGGGGGCTGGTGAAGACCACGTAACTCTGCCCACCCGCCGGTGCGACCAGCGACAAGGCGTGCCAGCCCTTGCTCCCTCCGCCGTAAGCCCCGTTGACCTTGACCGGGGTAAGGGCCTTGGCCGCTTCGGGGCTCGCCACGGCCCCGATCGAGGCGATGTCGCGCTTGGTCGCCCAGTCGTCGAGTTGGGCGACGTCCGCGCCTGGACGGGCGAGGGAGAGGACGGTGAAGACAGCGACCATGGCCTGTCCAGTTTAGGCGATGGGGACCATGCTTGCGCTCGGTGCCGTCTGGGGGCATAATAGAGACGGACGGCGACGTAGCTCAGTTGGTTAGAGCGAACGGTTCATACCCGTTAGGTCCGCGGTTCAAGTCCGCGCGTCGCTACCATAACAGCCATTCCTCCAACATCATACAAACACCAACTGCCATACCTTAGCCCTGCTATCCCCAGCAGGGCTTTCTTTCTTGAGGAGGGCCCGAAGGGGGATAATAGGCGACCTATGCTGACGATCGACGGCCTCCACGTGTACTACGGCGCCATCCGCGCCCTGCACAACGTGAGCCTGGAAGTAAGGGAGGGCGAAGTGGTCTCGATCATCGGGAGCAACGGGGCGGGCAAGAGCACCCTCCTGCGCACGATCAGCGGCCTCCAGCGGCCGCGCGAGGGCACGATCACATTCATGGGGGAGCAGATCCAAGAGACCTCACCCGACCAGATCGTCCGCTTGGGCATCAGCCAGAGCCCAGAGGGGCGCAAGATCTTCACGAACATGACGGTCTATGAAAACCTCCAGCTGGGGGCCTACATCCGCAAGGACAAAGAGATCGAGGCGGACATGGACAAGATCATGAAGCGGTTCCCCCGTGTCCGCGAGCGCCTGAAACAGAGCGCGGGGACGATGAGCGGAGGCGAGCAGCAGATGCTCGCGATCTGCCGCGCCCTGATGAGCCGTCCCAAGCTCCTCCTCCTCGACGAACCCAGCATGGGCCTGGCCCCGAACCTGGTCACGGAGATTTTCAGCATCATCCGCGACCTAAACGCCGACGGTTGCACGATCCTGCTCGTCGAGCAGAACGCCCACCGGGCCTTGGAGGTCGCCCACCGTGCCTACGTCCTCGAGACTGGCGACGTCGTCCTCAGCGGCGTCGGCAAAGACCTGCTGACCGATCCCAAGGTCAAAGAGGCGTATCTCGGTGGCTGAGGCGGGCACACCGCTCAAGCACGTCCAAATCGTCCCGTTGGCCGAACGGCACATCGGCCCGGTCGTCGAGATCGAAAAAGCGTCCAACTCTGCCCCATGGTCCGAGCGGTCGTTCCGCAACGAACTGGGCCATCCCGACGGCATCTTCTTGGTCATGGAGGGCTCGGGGCGTCCGGTGGGGTTCGCCGCCGGTTGGGTGCTCGCCGACGAACTGCATGTCATCAACGTCGCCGTCGACCCGGCCTACCGCCGCGCCGGCCACGGCCGCAAGCTCGTGGTCGAACTCCTGTTGCACGCCCAAGAGCGAGGGGCGACGTGCGCGACGCTTGAGGTGAGGGCCGGCAACACCGCCGCGTCCAGGCTGTACGAGGCCCTCGGCTTCCATTCCTGTGGTTTGCGAAAGAACTACTACCCGGACAACAAGGAAGACGCGGTCGTCATGTGGATGCACGGACTCGACAAGTGGTCTCCAGAGGGATGATCCGTGTGGTTTCCTGATCATCTGCTTGCCATAGAGACCAGCTGCGACGAGACCGCCGCCGCCGTCGTCCGGGGTCGGACGGTGCTCAGCAATGTGGTGGCGAGCCAGGCGGAGATGCACGCCAAGTGGGGTGGGGTGGTGCCCGAGGCCGCCGCCCGCGCCCATGTCGAGTCGATCATCCCGGTGATCGACGAGGCCCTGTCGTCGGCCGGGCGTCCCGACATCAAGGGCGTCGCCGTCACGAACCGTCCGGGGCTCGTCGGCGCGCTCAGCGTCGGGCTGACCGCGGCCAAGGCCCTTGCGACGGCTTGGGACGTTCCCTTGGTCGGCGTCCACCACCTGGAGGGCCACCTCCTCTCACCGTTCGTCCTCGAAGGCCCCGAGCCGACCGTCCCCGCGCTGGCCCTGACCGTCTCCGGGGGACACACCGAGCTCGTCGCCGTCGACGCCGTTGGCGATTACCGGCTGCTGGGCGAGACCCTGGACGACGCGGCAGGCGAAGCCTTCGACAAAGGTGCCCG
Coding sequences within it:
- a CDS encoding ATP-dependent Clp protease adaptor ClpS, producing MDARPINIPECLTPGTSDHVLVIFNNDVTPIDIVVHALMLATQCGPQEAIEETMEAHEKGSAVVHAGSQEVCETAARTMESVGVRTLVRPD
- a CDS encoding ATP-dependent Clp protease adaptor ClpS, which gives rise to MLETLDSSPITSPDLDLDQSAVAEPDWMVVVYDNDKNTYEEVVTILVLATGCDVEEAYIEAWEIDHYGQCVVHRASSGECRGVADVVATIGIRVEALPGD
- a CDS encoding sugar phosphate isomerase/epimerase, which translates into the protein MGRENHQDIRIGTLAGMANATTYLPQVLPHGFESFELTNWQYLGDIDLAETGKKVQDIVAGQAVISSVGIYGNPLQDEKTAADWERLIKGAKHFGCDVVCGFAGALEDRPVDQSMPKYKEVFGHLAKVAEGEGCRIAFENCDMGGTWDRPAWNIAHSPTAWNMMFNEVASTSIGLEWEPCHQMVSLIDPVAQLRGIVDRVYHVHGKDATIAWDVLKTSGLRGGKPYVWHRTPGFGDTNWTDVITVLRQGGFTGAIDIEGWHDPIYRDELEMTGQVHALKYLQSCRGGAYVENPVT
- a CDS encoding ABC transporter ATP-binding protein: MLTIDGLHVYYGAIRALHNVSLEVREGEVVSIIGSNGAGKSTLLRTISGLQRPREGTITFMGEQIQETSPDQIVRLGISQSPEGRKIFTNMTVYENLQLGAYIRKDKEIEADMDKIMKRFPRVRERLKQSAGTMSGGEQQMLAICRALMSRPKLLLLDEPSMGLAPNLVTEIFSIIRDLNADGCTILLVEQNAHRALEVAHRAYVLETGDVVLSGVGKDLLTDPKVKEAYLGG
- the rimI gene encoding ribosomal protein S18-alanine N-acetyltransferase, which codes for MAEAGTPLKHVQIVPLAERHIGPVVEIEKASNSAPWSERSFRNELGHPDGIFLVMEGSGRPVGFAAGWVLADELHVINVAVDPAYRRAGHGRKLVVELLLHAQERGATCATLEVRAGNTAASRLYEALGFHSCGLRKNYYPDNKEDAVVMWMHGLDKWSPEG
- the tsaD gene encoding tRNA (adenosine(37)-N6)-threonylcarbamoyltransferase complex transferase subunit TsaD yields the protein MWFPDHLLAIETSCDETAAAVVRGRTVLSNVVASQAEMHAKWGGVVPEAAARAHVESIIPVIDEALSSAGRPDIKGVAVTNRPGLVGALSVGLTAAKALATAWDVPLVGVHHLEGHLLSPFVLEGPEPTVPALALTVSGGHTELVAVDAVGDYRLLGETLDDAAGEAFDKGARLLGLGYPGGRAVQECAKQGDPARYNLPRALPKDPYHWSFSGLKTAMLRLVEAEGDKLSVPDAAASLQAAVVDALAGKVASVLDEVGPRSFFLVGGVAANQSLRDRLAGECRRRGVEFWTPKIELCTDNAAMIGVAGSFRLARGERDTLDLDVKAGDPLPGLR